In one Phyllostomus discolor isolate MPI-MPIP mPhyDis1 chromosome 8, mPhyDis1.pri.v3, whole genome shotgun sequence genomic region, the following are encoded:
- the LYL1 gene encoding protein lyl-1: protein MCPPEAQAEVGPAMTEKAEMVCAPSPVPAPLPKPASPGPLKVEEVGHGGTSSPRLPPGVPVISLGHTRPPGAAMATTELSALRPPLLQFSTLGSAPTHLALHYHPHPFLNSLYIGPAGPFSIFPSSRLKRRPSHCELELAEGQQPQKVARRVFTNSRERWRQQNVNGAFAELRKLLPTHPPDRKLSKNEVLRLAMKYIGFLVRLLRDQAAALAAGPAPPGPRKRLAHRGPDDGARRRPCLRAEAVTRLQPAPPACSNDSPSGAVRPIKTEQAAVSPEVR, encoded by the exons ATGTGCCCGCCCGAGGCCCAGGCAGAGGTGGGCCCCGCCATGACTGAGAAGGCTGAGATGGTATGTGCCCCCAGCCCGGTGCCTGCCCCGCTCCCCAAGCCTGCCTCACCTGGGCCTTTGAAGGTGGAAGAAGTGGGCCATGGAGgcacctcctcccccaggctTCCCCCTGGTGTCCCAGTGATCAGCCTGGGCCACACTAGGCCCCCAGGGGCAGCTATGGCCACCACAGAGCTGAGTGCCTTGCGGCCCCCACTGCTACAATTCTCCACCCTGGGAAGTGCCCCGACCCATCTGGCCCTGCACTACCATCCTCACCCCTTCCTCAACAG CCTCTACATTGGGCCGGCAGGACCTTTTAGCATCTTCCCTAGCAGCCGGCTGAAGCGGAGACCAAGCCACTGTGAGCTGGAGCTGGCTGAGG GGCAACAGCCCCAGAAGGTGGCCCGGCGCGTGTTCACCAACAGCCGAGAACGCTGGCGGCAGCAGAACGTGAACGGCGCCTTCGCTGAGCTTAGAAAGCTGCTGCCCACGCACCCGCCCGACCGGAAGCTGAGCAAGAATGAGGTGCTCCGCCTGGCCATGAAGTACATCGGCTTCCTGGTGCGGCTGCTGCGAGATCAGGCGGCTGCTCTggcagcaggccccgccccgccggggCCCCGCAAACGGCTGGCTCACAGAGGTCCGGACGACGGTGCCCGCCGTAGGCCCTGTCTCCGGGCCGAGGCCGTGACACGTCTGCAGCCCGCACCCCCGGCCTGCTCCAATGACAGCCCCAGCGGTGCGGTCCGCCCCATCAAGACGGAACAAGCGGCTGTGAGCCCAGAGGTGCGGTGA